A genomic segment from Syntrophobacterales bacterium encodes:
- a CDS encoding YbaB/EbfC family nucleoid-associated protein, giving the protein MSKQLGQLLSQAKKMQEKFQKMQDQMAEKTVEAQSGGDMVSCVVNGKQEIVSVKIADEIWGERDKELLEDLVVAAINEGLNKSKEMLQEEMSKITGGLQLPFGM; this is encoded by the coding sequence ATGTCGAAACAGTTAGGACAACTTCTGAGTCAGGCAAAAAAAATGCAGGAGAAGTTTCAGAAAATGCAGGATCAAATGGCTGAAAAGACTGTTGAAGCGCAGTCCGGCGGAGACATGGTTAGCTGTGTCGTCAACGGGAAACAGGAAATTGTATCTGTCAAGATTGCCGATGAAATATGGGGAGAGAGGGATAAGGAACTGCTCGAAGACCTGGTTGTTGCGGCTATAAACGAGGGTCTTAACAAATCTAAGGAGATGCTCCAGGAAGAAATGTCGAAAATTACAGGCGGCCTGCAGCTGCCTTTCGGTATGTGA
- the recR gene encoding recombination mediator RecR has product MFYPEPIERLIDNLTRLPGIGKKTATRLAFFFLNSKEGYVAELARSLLDVKEKIHLCSICFNITDTDPCRICTDERRARSTVCVVEEASHMMVVESANPGIYRYHILHGVINPIEGIGPDEVRIKELKVRIEREGIKELIIATNPNIEGNTTAHYISELLKEFDVKITRIASGVPVGGDIVYIDPLTIKSSFENRKDI; this is encoded by the coding sequence ATGTTTTATCCGGAACCGATAGAACGGCTTATAGATAATCTGACGAGGCTCCCTGGTATAGGAAAAAAGACCGCTACGAGGCTTGCTTTTTTCTTTCTCAACAGCAAGGAAGGTTACGTTGCGGAACTCGCAAGGAGTCTTCTGGACGTAAAAGAGAAGATACATCTGTGCAGTATCTGTTTTAATATAACGGACACTGATCCATGCAGGATATGCACTGATGAGAGGAGGGCCCGGTCAACCGTCTGTGTGGTTGAGGAGGCGTCTCATATGATGGTAGTGGAGTCAGCAAATCCAGGCATCTACAGGTACCACATCCTTCATGGCGTGATAAATCCCATTGAAGGCATCGGACCCGATGAAGTGAGAATAAAGGAACTGAAGGTGAGGATCGAGAGGGAAGGGATAAAAGAGCTTATAATCGCTACCAACCCCAACATCGAGGGAAATACAACTGCCCATTACATAAGCGAGTTGTTAAAGGAATTTGACGTAAAGATAACAAGGATAGCCTCGGGTGTACCAGTAGGCGGAGACATTGTATATATCGACCCCCTTACTATAAAAAGCTCGTTTGAGAACAGAAAGGATATTTAG
- a CDS encoding YebC/PmpR family DNA-binding transcriptional regulator has translation MSGHSKWSSIKHKKGAADAKRGKIFTKLIREITTAARIGGGDPEANSRLRVAIAQAKSENMPKDNIEKAVKKGTSVGEGGENYEEQVYEGYGPGGTAVLVATLTDNKKRTTAEVRHIFSRLNGNLAEPGAVAWQFQKKGLITFEKNTVDEDRLMELALEAGAEDISDAGDDMEVYTSLADFEKVKKVFDDSALKYIAAEVAMVPQATVKLEGKHAETMLKLMEALEDLDDVQNVYANFDISLEELARLS, from the coding sequence ATGTCGGGACACAGTAAATGGAGTTCGATTAAACATAAAAAAGGTGCTGCCGATGCCAAACGAGGTAAGATTTTTACCAAACTGATCAGAGAAATCACCACGGCCGCAAGGATAGGAGGGGGGGATCCGGAAGCAAACTCAAGGTTAAGAGTGGCAATAGCCCAGGCAAAGTCCGAGAACATGCCAAAAGACAATATCGAGAAAGCCGTGAAAAAAGGTACCAGCGTCGGCGAAGGCGGAGAGAACTACGAAGAGCAAGTTTACGAAGGATACGGACCTGGAGGGACTGCAGTCTTGGTGGCAACCCTGACAGATAACAAAAAAAGGACTACTGCGGAAGTCAGGCATATCTTTTCAAGGCTTAACGGGAATCTTGCGGAGCCTGGAGCTGTCGCATGGCAATTCCAAAAAAAGGGTCTTATTACCTTTGAGAAAAACACTGTCGATGAAGACCGTCTCATGGAGCTTGCCCTTGAAGCCGGAGCCGAAGATATCTCCGATGCCGGAGACGACATGGAGGTCTATACCAGCCTTGCAGATTTTGAAAAGGTGAAGAAAGTTTTTGACGATTCGGCGTTAAAATATATTGCGGCAGAAGTAGCCATGGTTCCTCAGGCGACTGTCAAGCTGGAGGGAAAGCATGCGGAAACGATGCTTAAGCTGATGGAAGCTCTGGAAGATCTGGACGATGTCCAGAACGTATATGCAAACTTTGATATCTCTTTAGAGGAGTTGGCAAGACTCAGTTAA